In Novosphingobium sp. RL4, the sequence GCCCGCAAGCCGTCGTTCTGGAATAGGCCATCTGAAGACCTTAGAATTGTCGAGTTCGGCGTGGGCGTAGGCCCCCCGCACCGTTACAAGGACGCGGGGGGCTTTTCATTCAATTGTCGTTAGCAGGCAGCGGGTAGTTGCTGATCAGCACTTCCCGCGCAGTGCGCGGCTTCGAGCCAATCGTGTAAGTTGTATCGGCCTGGGAGATATGGAAGTCCCCAAAGGTTCTGCGCACGCCCTCATTGTCATTGAGCGACATGAGGAACTTTCCCTTGATTCCTGCCAGTTGCGTGGCCAGCGCGTCGAAGTCATCGCGGCTGAAGACATCCTTCCCGTAGTCTTTCTCGCAGGCCCAGTAGGGCGGATCGAGATAGAACAGCGCGCCCTCATGGTCGTAGCGCCGGATGAAGTCGGCGTACGGCAGGCGCTCGATCGTGACCGACTGCAGGCGATCGTGCAAATCCGCGAGCATCGGCTCCAGTTTCCCCACATCGAAGCGCGCCGGGCTGCGTGCATCGACACCGAAGACGCGGCCATTGACCTTTCCGCCGAAGGCCAGGCGCTGGACGTAAAGGAAGCGGACGGCGCGCTGCAGGTCGGTGAGGCGATCAGGATCCTGCGCGAGAAGCCTTTCGAATTCGGCCCGGCTTGCGACCCGAAACCGCAGCATGTCGACAAGGTAGGGATAGTGTTCCGCAAGGCAGCGGAACAGGGTGACGACATCCCCGGAAATATCGTTGATCGCCTCTGCGCGCGGGCGGCGGCGGCGCCGCAGGAAAATCCCGCCCATGCCCACGAACGGCTCCGCATAGCTGGTATGCGGCGTGCGCTCGATGATGGCGCAGATGCGTTTGGAAAGGTTGCGTTTTCCACCGATGTAGCCAGCGACGGGCGCAGTGGGGGAAATGAGAACAAAAGGGGTAGACATGTTGGATTTCCTGCACGATGTCCCTTCCGCGCCTGAGACGCGGAAGGGTACTTGATGGGACAGGCGCGCTGCCCGTCAAAGTGCGAGTGCAGGCTCGCTGGTTTCGAGATGCGGGAACATCCGAGACCCCCTTCCGTAAAGGGGGAATTCTGCTGCGTGAAGACGCTTCGCTTTAAATTCAGCTTCCGATCTGCGGGTTGGCGGCCCTGATGGCGGCGCGCACGGCGGTGCGGGTGGCGGCATCGATCGTGGGCAGGATCGCGAAGGTGGAGAACAGGCAGTTCGCCCTGCCCGTACCGCCGTTGCCGCCATAGAGCATGTCCATGGTCACCTGATTGACCAGCGCGCCCGGCGTCGCCGAAAAGCCCGCCACGGTGGCGATGGCCACGCCGTCCATCAGCAGGGTGGCGTTGTCGTTCAGGTAGTCCACCGCGATTTCGAGGATACCCCACTTGCGGTTGGCCAGCGCCACCGGCGCGGCTTCGGTCAGTGTCCAGCTGGTCCCGCCGCCCAAGCGCCGGATCACGGCATAGTAGGTCGAGCCATCGGCGGTGATGCCCAGCTGGAGGAAGTCCTTGGCGTTGCCGGTGCGCAGGGCAAACATCGTGCGGTTCGCGCCCATCGCGGTCTTGGGCTTCACGGCCAGCATGATCGTGCATTCGTTGGTCAGCGCCAGCGCGCCGGGCAGCGCGCCGGAGAAGACGGAAGACTGGGTTGCGCTGACCGACATGTCGATGACCGGCCGCTGGCTGGCAGTAATCCGCTGCGGCTGCAGGTTCTCGGTCGTCTGGTCGAGCCGCAATGCGTAGGGCGCCAGGCTGAACATGTTCTTGGTGTACGGGCTGCCGTCAGCCCTCGGATTGCAAAGCCACGGATCGACGAAGGCATAGCAGCTGGCCAGCGCATCCCCGGCAGCGGCGGCGGCATCGACCGCCATCTGCATCTGCGTGGACATGTCCATGTTGGTGGCATCGCCGCGCCAGCCAGCGTCCAGCGCCAGGCGCACGCCCGTCTTGAGCGAGGCCTTGTAATTGGCGATTTCCCAGCGGGTGAGGCCGACCTTTTCCAAGGCGCCCGCCACGGGCATCTGGCGGTTGCGGATGATCTTGGACAGGACGCTCATGCAAGGAGGCTCCGAACGGTATGGAAGGAGAGGAAGAAGGCGTGGTGCATGCCGGCGTTGCCGTTGCTGAACAGGCCGCGGGCTTCCTTGAAGTCGAGGATGCGATCGTCGAGCTGGCCCAGATCGCTGTACCCGGTGTTGCGGGCGAGATCGGAGTTCGTGTCGTTGCGGTTGAGCACGTCCCGGTACGCCACGTCGGACGGCCGGTAGAGCGGCCCGTTGTTCAGCCATGAGCCCTGCGCGCCCAACCGGTAGCTGATCGACAGGGTGAGGTTGTAGCGAAGCTCGGACGTGGTTTCGTCCACGCGCGGCGCCTGGTTGTTGGACACGATCACGCGCGGCACGCCGTCGCCGCCGTCGAAGGTCAGGATCGCCCCGGCCGCCACGATGTCCGGCAGCGAGGGCTCCGGGTAATGATCCAGCATCTGCGTGCCTTCGGCGTTGTAGATGATCGTGTAGCGCAGACCGTCCGCATAGCGGGAATTGACCATGAGCCGCCCGGCATCCTCGGGAAGCTGACAGATCGACTGTTCGGACGTGGGGATGCCCGCCAGCGCGGCGTTGGCCGAGGACATCGTGAACGAGCGCTTCCACGTGCCGTGAGGCGTCTCGCTGGTGTCGGCGCGGTCCAGCGTGGCAAGGCTCAGGCCCTGATTGCCGCGAATGGGATAGAACAGCCGCCCTTCGCGCGTGGCGATGCCGTGCGCCGGGCAGAACAGGTTGTCCTGACCCAGCGTCAGCATCTGCTTGGCGTTTTCGCCGCTGATCGGCAGGGCCAAGGCGGTATCGGCCTGCCCCTTCCACGTCAGCAGATTGTCATCGCTGTAGATGCCCACGATCTGCTGCGGGATGCGGCGGCCCGCCATCAGCCACCACACGTCCGCCACCGGGTCATAGACCGGCGCCGGATCCGCGAAGCCATAGCCAAGGGTCGAAACCTCGTCCGCTTCGCGCATCAGTTCGAACTGCGGGTTGGTGGCCGAAAGGGTTTCCAGCATCGTCAGGAAGCTGGCGGTGGGATCGGTGCGGATCGTCTTTTCGATCCAGCGCACCTGTTCGAAGGTGAGCACGCGGGCGATCACGCGGCGGGTGGCGGCATCGCTGCTGGCGCCCACGCGGCCTTCGCCGACGAACAGCACTTTGTCCTTGCCCACCGCGAAGGCGGGGATGCGCACATAGCTGGTGGTGCCCCGGATGGAGGCGGGCCACTGCGCGTTGGACGAGAACAGGACCGGAAACTCGCGCGAACGGTAGAGCAGGCCCTCGATCATGTCGTTGTAGCGGCGCTGGTCTTCGGCGGTGCCGTTCGGCAGCTTCACCTTGCGGTGAATGTCCTCGCCGTTCGGCCCCACCACCATGCCCAGCGCGTCTTCGCAGAAGAAGCGGGGGCTACCGTCCGGCAGGGCGGCATATGCGCTGTCGTTCAGCCGGTTATCGACGGCCGCGAACCTGGTGACGATGCCGTCCAGTTCGGCCGTCAGATTGCGGTTGCCCACCAGCACCATTTCGCCCTTGGCGTTCACCGCCAGATGGACTTCGCCCAGCGGCCCTTCGATCAGGGACTGAAGCGCGGAATCGAAGGTGGCCGCCGCATCGAGCTGGCGCGATCCGAACACGGTCGCGAGCGGTGCTTTCACCATCGCGCCGTCCTTCACGAACGGGACGAGTTCGGTGCCGGTCACGGTGTCGGCATTGGGAAGCAGGGAAATCTTGGTCATCGTATCGCTCTTTCAGACGCCGATCGTGCGGATCCACACGGTGATCGTGCGGTTGTCGGCATTCCAAAGCCGGATGCCGGTTGGCGGGGCGCCGACGATGCCGGTGATGCCGGTGTTGTCCTGGACGTCGGTGATGCCGCCCGCCGTGCTGACGGCGAGCGATGGATTGACCCATTCGGTGTGGGCCACCGGCAGATTGAAGGTGACGTAAGTGTCCTGGGGGATATTGACTTTCCCCCAAGTCACCTTCTTGCCCGAGGCGTAGACCTCATATCCGCCGTTCTCGATCAGGCTTCTTTCGACGATCCGGTCATATGCGGAGCCGTGGTAGCCATCGAGAAGATCGGCATCGAGACCCGAGGCAGCACCATCGACCGTGAGCAGCTTCGCGAGCACGTCGGCGGCGGTGTAAGCAGCGGCATCGAGCGGCGTGAAGCCCAGCCAATCGAGCAGCGATGCCTTGGCGGCAGCGGCCGTGAGCGCTCGCAGTTCGTCCAGCCCGGCCTTGGCTTCGGCCAGCGTCGCCAGTTCCACCACGCCGCGCATTTCGGTGGTGGCGGGCGGGTTCGTGAACAGGGCGTTCCCGTATTCGATGTTTGCCGCCACATCGCTGCCGAACGAGATATCGAAAGCCAGCAGCGCGAAGGCCAGCGCCGCCTTACTCAGGATCACGTCGGCGCCGGTATAGATCGCAAAGAGCACGCCGTCCGACATGAACAGGCCAAGCCCGGTGGCGGACCACACATCGGCGGAATAGTCGTAGGCGGTGAGGTGCGTGATGTTTGCCGCCGCCGCGAGGCCGGATGTCACATCGATCCGCTTGAATTCACCCGGCAGCACGGTGAGCGTGGGGGCATAATCGAACGGGGTGGCGGTGAGGCCAAGGTGGGAGAGGACCACCTTGTCGGAACCGGCGGCGCCCTGCACGGCGGCAAGGCCCGCGTCAGTCAGCTTGAGGGCAAGCGAGGCCATCAATGGGTCTCCAGATAATCGAGCCCGTCCTCGGTCAGAACGGGCTCACCGATTTCGGTTTGAAGGACGAGCGACCAGTCGCGGCTCGCATCGTGCTGCGCCTGGTAGTCGGCGCGGTGCATGCCCCCGGCGAACCCGCCTGCTGCCATGAACAGGGTGGCCTGAGCTTCCAGCGCCTGGACGAAATCGAAATGCGCGCTTGCCGGCTTGGCGACGGCCACATCGGCAATGATTTCATCGGCCAGAGCAGAGGTCAGGAAGCTTGCCGGGATTTCGGAGGCCGGTGCCCGCACTTCAAACGTGTGCGGTTCGCGCGGAGGGTTGGCCTGATACCATTCCACGATCTGGAATGCGGGATGGTACCGGGCAAGCACTTCTTCCACGGCGCTGCGCGAGCCCTTGCGGCGGTGATAGGGAATAGCATCGGCAACGGCCTCCCGCTTGCGGGCAAGGCTCCATGATGTCTTCCAGTGGCTGATCGCGAGGCCCCATGCCAGCCAGGGCAAATGCCCCGCAGGGCAAGCGACAGGCGACCACACGTCGCGTATCGGCGCGGCGAAATCGAGCAGGCCGGCCGCCGCCTGTTCCAGCGCCTTTTCCAGCTTCGTGGATGCCGGGGGAAGGATGGAGGCATAGGTCATTCGTTGGTGCCCGCGAGGCGCGCGGCCACGCCCGTGCAGAAAGGAGCCTGCGTGCGGGTGATGGCGACATCTTCGACGGGGGCGTTGAACCTGATGTTCTGCACGCCTTCGACGTGCGCGGCCCGGAACAGCGCGGACATGGTGATATCGCGGCCGACCCGGTGGCTTTCATCGACATAGGCCTGAACGCTGGTGAGCGAGGAAGCGAGGACCAGCGTACCGTCCGGGCCGTTGTAGGTGGTCAGGTCATAGTCCACCGCATAAGGGATCACCTGCGCGGACTGGACGATGACGTAATCTGTGAGCGGACGGCGGGTATCGGCGGAAAGATAGGCCTGCACCACATCAATCAGCCGCTGGGACGCGGTCCCGTCATCCAGGCGCGAAAGCAGGGATATAAGGACAACACCGGGAGACGGGCTGGTAGCGGTGGCATCCAGCACTTCGGCGTCCGCAGAAAGAGCGTGGAACAGATAGGCGCCTTCGGGACCGGCGACAGAATAGCCTTCGGGAGCAAGAACCATGCGGCGCCGGAATTCGGTATCGCTTTCCATGACCGCAGCCGTTCCCGTGGCCTCATCGGCAGGGGTGACGGTCTGGCGCATGATGCCGAAGGTGGCTGCGATGTTGTCCAGATCGCCTTTGACCGCGAAGGCGGGCATGACCGCACGGGCCGCGTCGTTCACGCGCTGGCGCAGCAGCTGGGCCAGATAGGTAAAAGTCTGAAGGAGCTTGATAGCCGGATCGCTGTCTCGGGTCTCGATCGTGACGCCGAGATCTTCCATCTCCGATTTGAAATGCGCGATGGCGTCCGCGAGCATCGTCTCGAAGTCGAGCGTCTCGATGATATCCGGCGCCGGCAGGCGCGAGAGATCGACAGCGGTGAAGGTGGGATCGGCCATGCCGGCCATCTCGCGGTGGAGGCGGGGCGCGCGCTATCCCCCGGCATTTGGCTGGACGCCTGACCAAATGCCGGTTTCGTCATCCTGCAGCCAGATGGTCGTAGAGAACATCCAGCAGTCTTTCGCGGTCGGCGTGGGTAGCGCCGAGCAGCCGGCGTCTAGGATAGGATACCGCCTTTGCATTCCGGGAAGGCTTGTCGCGCAGACCATGCTGGTGGACATCGGCGATCTGAGAGACCTTGCCGGTAAAGCCGACCCAAAAGCCTTGATCGTCCACCCCCGTTTTCAGGAATCGCGACGAGGCAAGCCTTCTGAACATGGCGCGGCGGCGCAGGCTGCCGCGACGGCGCAGCCGTCCGCCACCCGAATTGCGATGCTCTTCCGGCACCGGGAGCCATTTCACGATCTTGTCGAATTCGAACGAGCGGATCGCGCCTGCTTCGATGTCGAAACCGGTGAGCATCCGCCCGGTGCCCCAGGTGAAGCTTTTCATGATGACGCGGCGCGGCTCCCCGCCGCCGCCGCTGGGATAGAGAAATGACGCGGCGCCGCGCCCCGATACGGGCTGCGTCTTTTCCCGGCGCGCGGCGAATGGTGTTCCATCCGGTTGCCTTTGCGCGGTGATGCGTTCGCGTTGGCCGATCGCAAGTTCGCGGGCCATCCGCCGCATGAGCTTGCGGCGGGCGGACGAGGACAGGTCGCGGATCAAAGCCCCGGCGATGCGTTCGATTTCGGCCAGATCTTCGGTCATGCGGAAGGATCGGCCAGAAGAGTTTCATCACCCACGAACAGGCCGGAAAACGATGTGCTGACGCCTTCGAACGCGTCTGCGAAGCGTGGTTCGGCGGGCCGCTCAATGTCGTAGCCGGTGCCGCCGGCACGCGCTTTGACCAGGCGGCTTTCGGTCAGGTCGATAGAGAATTCGATATCGGAGGTTTCGCTGTCGAGCAATTCGGCCTCAAACGAGAAGGGCGAGCTATCCTGCCGGCGCAGCAGCTGCGGCTGTTCGTTCTCTATCCATGCCAGCAGGGGAACGATCAGCACATCGGCGTCGCCCGCGAACTCTTCGATCATGACCTTGAGCGTATATTGGTAGGTGAAGGACAGGGTGCGCGACTGTCTTGATGCGACCGTACCGCTTTCGACGAAGATCTGCAGCCTGTCCGGATGTGTCTTCAGGTCTGGAATGTAGGCGGTAAGCCAGCGCCGGAGGCTATCGGCTTTTCGCATTACCGCCTCCCTGTGCCAGACGCACTTCCGCTTGCAGTTCGATGAAGGCCGCGCGGATCTGTCCGGCGACGTCGTAGACGGCCTGAAAGCTGGTCTGAGCGTCGGCGCCGGTCATCTGCCCTTCAGCGCTGCGCCGGACTTTCGGCAGCATCGGGGGCGGTGCCAGGAGGTGCGCCGAGACGGTCGGCGTTGGCGGTGTCGGCTGCACGGTCGAGCAGGCCGACACCATCAGCATCAACGCACACATTGCGATAGACCGGGCGTTCGATGACTTTCTGCGATTCATGGTAGATTTCCCTGACGTCTGCCTGCCGGGTGTATTCGGCGGATTGGTGGGCCTGCGCGGAAGCGTCGATCTTCCCCTGCAGCTGATCCCGGAGGGCATCCGCCGCATCGTCTGCGCGCTTCCGGGCAGCCTGTTCCTGCGCAGCGCCAATGCGAACTCCATAGGAGAAGCCGCCAATGCCCGTGAGACAGGCGACCAGAGCGCCGGAGAGCGCGAGATGCGCGATGCCGATCGTCATGCCCAGCGCCCCTTGTCCAGCGCTGCCTGGAAGCGCTCGGCATAGCCTGCGATCAGCTGGGCCTTATCGGTGCCGTTGATGATCCGGCGGGCGTTGATGAAGGCTTCGGAGGTTCCGCGCGCGACGATGTATTGGCCGAGCCTGCGACCGGTGAAAGCACCGTCCTGCATGCCCTTGATCAGGATGCGGGTGGCGATGGCCGGATCAAGGGCAAGATCGAAGTCGCGCAGCAACAGACCGTTCAGGCCCAGCGCCTTGTCGGCCCATTCATAATTGAAATCCCATGTCAGCTGAACAAGACCGCGCCCATACTGGGGCTGACCGTATTTGCCCGCGGCGGCATAGGGGCGGCCTTTGCCAAGGCCCCATTCGGCTTGGGGCAGAAAGCGCGCCTCATGCCAAGCGGTGGCAAGCCCATAGGCCAGCCAACCGATGGGCCAAGCAGCGCCGCCCGCAGCGACCAGCATCAGGTTCAGGATATTGACCTGCGCCTGGGTGAGAGTGCCGGTGACCTGACGCACGGCGGCGAAAAAGGCGGCGGCGTCCCCAAGCGAACGAGAACGGTTAGCGGTGGCCATGGGGTCAGTCCTTCTTGGGCAGGAAGCGATCGGCAAGCCGGCCCGGCATGCTGGCGAGCGTGTCGATGGTGGCTTTTGCGATTCTTGGGGTGGCATCGAAGGCAAGCAGGGCAATGCCGAAGCCGAGGGACTGCGAGACGAACCCGTTCCAGTCCGTGGCCGCGATGATCGCGAGCGTGGCATAATAACTGACCGTAGAGCCGACGACCCACTGCAGGACGCGTTGCCGCCACGGCATGTTAGGCTTCCACGCCTGGGCGACTGCGGAGCCGATAAGCGAGGGCATAAGCGAACCGATCAGGTCGATCCCCCATTCGGATACGGCGTGGATGAGAGTGCGCAGGTCCATGGGTCAGCTCCAGAGTTGGATAAGCGGCAGCGTGGGCGTGGCCGCCGTGTCCGCCGTGGCGGGGACAATCACGGGGGTGCCGAGGGGAAGGATGGGTTCGAGCGCGGCAAGGCCGGGATTGGCATCGCGCACACGGGAAAGGTCAGCGGGGCCGAGACCCGCTTCGCGCGCGAGAAGCTGATCGAGCATGTCACCCTGCAGGGCGATCAGGCGCTGGGCCTTCGCCATCAGAGCAGGTCCACGACCGTTCGGCCGCGCCCGGTGAGATCGCGCACCGCGTGCTGGGCATCGCGGCGCAGTTCGCCGATCGAGGGCGTGAGTTCTTCCGCCTGACTGCCGCCGGCACCGGTCGTGTCGAAGTCGCGGTGGCGCTCGATCAGTTCGGCCTTGGCGTAGAGTGCGACGGCGCGGTGGTAGCGCAGCAGCTGCACGCTCTGCCCATCCAGCTGTGGGGCGGGGACGGCGGCGAGCGTGGCATGTCCGGCGGCGATCTGCGCGGTGGCATAGGTGCGCACGTCGACCGCTACAGTCATGATCGCGCCGAGGATCGCCGCGCGCAGGCGGGCGGGCGTGATGCTGCCGGGGATACGTGCCGCTGCGCGCACGGCGCCGGGATCGATGTCCGGAAAGAAGCCGTCGTTGGTAACCGGCGGTTCGGTCTGCGCAGGCTGCTCGATCTCAGCGGTGGGCGGGATGGCGACAAAGGTCATGATGTCTTCCGATCTCCCGCGCGCGGCAAACAGGGGTGGGGATCGGGTCAGCTGCGGCCCTGCGGCCCGAAGGCCTCCCGCAGCGCGCGATCCGCCCCTGAGCGCCGGGGGCGAGCTTGTCAGGCGGCAGGGGTGCCGCTGGTGTCTGTGATGGCCGCAGCGGCGTGGACGGCCGCCAGCAGCTTGTCCGCGCGCTTGATGCGAGGCGTGACGCCGACGCGGTTGTGGAGGCGATGGGCTTCGCGCAGGTTGACGAGCGCGCTGGCCAGTACGTGGGCGCTGTCTTCTGCGGCCATTTCTTCGGCCTTGCGCAGTTGCTCGATACCGATGGCCTTGAGCAGTTTCGCACGTACCTGATCGTGAATGTCCAGGCCGTGGGTCAGGCTGTCAGCCGTATCGAGCACCGATGCGTCGAACGCCTCTCCGGCATTCTGGATCTTGGCGGCTGCGTCCGCGATTTCCTCAACGATAATGGTTGCGACGTCGCGTTCGTAACGCCCCGGCATTTCCACCCGGTGCCGCAGCAGAAATTCGCCGAGATCCAGCGCGCGGCCATATTGGCCTGTGTCGATCATCCACACCATGCAGGTCGGGACGACGTCAGCAGCAAGACCGGTGCCGACGCCCGCGTCGGCGGAAAGGATGCCTTCGATCCATGATGCGTACTCGGGCAGCATTGCGCGCTTCGCCTCGATCTTGCGGTCGATCGACTTGATTTCCTTGAGGCGGCGCAGGTCGTGCGTGAGGCGCAGGACAATCTGCGCCGCAGCGCGATCGGCGGGCGATGCGGTATTCGCCCCCGCTGCCGGAGAGGCGACAGCAGCGGGGGCGAGCGCCACCCCGCGCACAGGTGCAACGGCTGCGGTGATGGTCTGGGCAGCGAGGATGCGATCACGCTTACGACGAGCAAGGCTCATGGTGGTGTCCTGTGGGTGGGGTGGTTTTCGGAAGAGGCAGCGGTCGCCGATCAGGCGGGTTTCTTGCCCATGACGATGTTCTCGACGAGCGCGCAGCGGCCGTAATCCTCGACCACATAGGCTTCGTTCACGGATTCGTAGTTTTCGATCTGATCGAGCGCGGGCTCGTCCTTGATCAGCCGGCGGCGGGTCTCCTCCTGCCAGTAGATGGCGAGGTTCTTGAGGCTGGTGATCAGGATCGCGTCTTCGGGGAAGAACGGGACGATGATCGCGCGCTTGCCTGCCAGCTGCTTGGGCAGGGTCAGGATACGGTGTGCGGCTTCGTTTTCAGTGGCGGTAGCGCCGGCGGCC encodes:
- the gpM gene encoding phage terminase small subunit yields the protein MSLARRKRDRILAAQTITAAVAPVRGVALAPAAVASPAAGANTASPADRAAAQIVLRLTHDLRRLKEIKSIDRKIEAKRAMLPEYASWIEGILSADAGVGTGLAADVVPTCMVWMIDTGQYGRALDLGEFLLRHRVEMPGRYERDVATIIVEEIADAAAKIQNAGEAFDASVLDTADSLTHGLDIHDQVRAKLLKAIGIEQLRKAEEMAAEDSAHVLASALVNLREAHRLHNRVGVTPRIKRADKLLAAVHAAAAITDTSGTPAA
- a CDS encoding phage tail protein I yields the protein MTYASILPPASTKLEKALEQAAAGLLDFAAPIRDVWSPVACPAGHLPWLAWGLAISHWKTSWSLARKREAVADAIPYHRRKGSRSAVEEVLARYHPAFQIVEWYQANPPREPHTFEVRAPASEIPASFLTSALADEIIADVAVAKPASAHFDFVQALEAQATLFMAAGGFAGGMHRADYQAQHDASRDWSLVLQTEIGEPVLTEDGLDYLETH
- a CDS encoding sialidase family protein translates to MTKISLLPNADTVTGTELVPFVKDGAMVKAPLATVFGSRQLDAAATFDSALQSLIEGPLGEVHLAVNAKGEMVLVGNRNLTAELDGIVTRFAAVDNRLNDSAYAALPDGSPRFFCEDALGMVVGPNGEDIHRKVKLPNGTAEDQRRYNDMIEGLLYRSREFPVLFSSNAQWPASIRGTTSYVRIPAFAVGKDKVLFVGEGRVGASSDAATRRVIARVLTFEQVRWIEKTIRTDPTASFLTMLETLSATNPQFELMREADEVSTLGYGFADPAPVYDPVADVWWLMAGRRIPQQIVGIYSDDNLLTWKGQADTALALPISGENAKQMLTLGQDNLFCPAHGIATREGRLFYPIRGNQGLSLATLDRADTSETPHGTWKRSFTMSSANAALAGIPTSEQSICQLPEDAGRLMVNSRYADGLRYTIIYNAEGTQMLDHYPEPSLPDIVAAGAILTFDGGDGVPRVIVSNNQAPRVDETTSELRYNLTLSISYRLGAQGSWLNNGPLYRPSDVAYRDVLNRNDTNSDLARNTGYSDLGQLDDRILDFKEARGLFSNGNAGMHHAFFLSFHTVRSLLA
- a CDS encoding head completion/stabilization protein, with the protein product MTFVAIPPTAEIEQPAQTEPPVTNDGFFPDIDPGAVRAAARIPGSITPARLRAAILGAIMTVAVDVRTYATAQIAAGHATLAAVPAPQLDGQSVQLLRYHRAVALYAKAELIERHRDFDTTGAGGSQAEELTPSIGELRRDAQHAVRDLTGRGRTVVDLL
- a CDS encoding DNA adenine methylase, whose protein sequence is MSTPFVLISPTAPVAGYIGGKRNLSKRICAIIERTPHTSYAEPFVGMGGIFLRRRRRPRAEAINDISGDVVTLFRCLAEHYPYLVDMLRFRVASRAEFERLLAQDPDRLTDLQRAVRFLYVQRLAFGGKVNGRVFGVDARSPARFDVGKLEPMLADLHDRLQSVTIERLPYADFIRRYDHEGALFYLDPPYWACEKDYGKDVFSRDDFDALATQLAGIKGKFLMSLNDNEGVRRTFGDFHISQADTTYTIGSKPRTAREVLISNYPLPANDN
- a CDS encoding phage tail protein, yielding MRKADSLRRWLTAYIPDLKTHPDRLQIFVESGTVASRQSRTLSFTYQYTLKVMIEEFAGDADVLIVPLLAWIENEQPQLLRRQDSSPFSFEAELLDSETSDIEFSIDLTESRLVKARAGGTGYDIERPAEPRFADAFEGVSTSFSGLFVGDETLLADPSA
- a CDS encoding tail protein X; amino-acid sequence: MAKAQRLIALQGDMLDQLLAREAGLGPADLSRVRDANPGLAALEPILPLGTPVIVPATADTAATPTLPLIQLWS
- a CDS encoding baseplate assembly protein produces the protein MADPTFTAVDLSRLPAPDIIETLDFETMLADAIAHFKSEMEDLGVTIETRDSDPAIKLLQTFTYLAQLLRQRVNDAARAVMPAFAVKGDLDNIAATFGIMRQTVTPADEATGTAAVMESDTEFRRRMVLAPEGYSVAGPEGAYLFHALSADAEVLDATATSPSPGVVLISLLSRLDDGTASQRLIDVVQAYLSADTRRPLTDYVIVQSAQVIPYAVDYDLTTYNGPDGTLVLASSLTSVQAYVDESHRVGRDITMSALFRAAHVEGVQNIRFNAPVEDVAITRTQAPFCTGVAARLAGTNE
- a CDS encoding phage virion morphogenesis protein, which encodes MTEDLAEIERIAGALIRDLSSSARRKLMRRMARELAIGQRERITAQRQPDGTPFAARREKTQPVSGRGAASFLYPSGGGGEPRRVIMKSFTWGTGRMLTGFDIEAGAIRSFEFDKIVKWLPVPEEHRNSGGGRLRRRGSLRRRAMFRRLASSRFLKTGVDDQGFWVGFTGKVSQIADVHQHGLRDKPSRNAKAVSYPRRRLLGATHADRERLLDVLYDHLAAG